The Chromatiales bacterium 21-64-14 genome contains the following window.
CTGCTATAAAGCGCGGTTCACGTCCCATAGCGGTTTATGGAGAATTCCTGCGATGTCCAGAGTCTGTCAGGTAACCGGGAAACGCCCCATTTCGGGCAACAACGTCTCCCACGCCCACAACAAGACACGGCGCCGTTTCCTGCCGAATCTGCACTACCAGCGGTTCTGGGTGGAGAGCGAACGGCGCTGGGTACGGCTGCGGGTATCCAGCAACGGTATGCGCATCATCGACAAACTGGGCATCGACAACGTCCTGAGCCAACTGCGGCTCCGGGGCGAAAAGGTCTAAGGAGACGCGGCCATGCGGGAAAAGATCAAGCTGGTATCGAGCGCCGGGACCGGGCACTACTACACCACCAACAAGAACAAGCGCAACACGCCGGACAAGCTGGAGCGCAAGAAATACGACCCGGTGGTCCGCAAGCATGTGCTCTACAAAGAGGCGAAGATCAAATAGCACGGTGTCTGGCGCAGGTCGACAGGCCGAGCCACAGGTTTAAACAAGAAACCCGCCAACGGCGGGTTTCTTGCGTTCGGGTCCCCGCTGAACCTATGCAGGCTGCAGACGGTAGCGCGCCAAGCGTGCCGCGAATTCCTGCAGGACGAGAATCCCGGTCGCCTCGGCCTGATGGCACCACTCCTGCAGGGAGCGCAGCAGGCGGTCCTGGTTCGGGGTGGAGCGGGCCCAGACCTCCTGAAGCCGGCGCTTGAACTCATAGATGACCCGCAACTGCTGACTCCTGCTAAGCACTTCCTTAAGACTGGTGCGGGCGTGTTCGTCCAGGAACGCGTCATCGCGCAGCACGCCGTGGCGGGCACGGCGGTATAGGCTGCGGCAGGAGCGATCTGCGCGCTGCAGCTCGTCCCGCAGGGTCGGCACCAGCACCCGGGAGGCGAACTCCGCCATGACATGGTAGCGGTTCACCGCCACCGCGCGCAGGGTCTCCATATCCACCCGCCCCTTGCCCTCCACCAAGTGGGGCCGGGGGGCGACCTTGCGAACCCGCGCCAGCCGTACCAGTGCCAGCAGGCGGATATACCACCAGCCCAGGTCGATCTCCCACCACTTGCTGGAGAATTTCGCGGAGCTGGGGAAGGCATGATGGTTGTTGTGCAGTTCCTCGCCGCCGATGAGCAGCGCCACCGGCGTGATGTTGGTCGAGGCATCCTCTGTCTTGAAGTTCCGGTAACCCCACCAGTGGCCGATCCCGTTGATCACGCCAGCGGCCCAGAACGGGATCCAGAGCATCTGGATGCCCCAGATGGCGATGCCGGCGAGGCCGAACAACGCCAAGTCGGTGACCAGCATCAGAACCGGACCGGCGCTTGGGGCGCGACCATATAGATGCCGCTCCAGCCAATCGTCGGGGGTACCATGGCCATACTGGCTCAGGGTCTCCGAATTGCGGGCCTGCGCCTGATACAACTCGGCCCCGCGCCACAGTACCGTGCGGATCCCCGCGACCTGCGGGCTGTGGGGATCCTCATCGGTCTCGCAGCGGGCATGATGCTTGCGATGGGTCGCGACCCACTGCTTGGTGACCATGGCGGTCGTCAGCCACAGCCAGAACCGAAAGAAATGACTCACTATCGGGTGCAGATCCAGTGCGCGATGGGCCTGGTGACGGTGCAGGAAGATCGTGACGGCGGCGATCGTGACATGGGTCAGCGCCAACGTAGCCAGAACGAGACCCCAGACCGGAAGATGCAGCAATCCGCTCAACATACGATGTACCTCGGTGAGTTCAAGGGCGGAGTCGAAAGTACCCCCGTCGATGCGCGGGTATCCGGGCCCTCATAAGACTGGGTTTCTTCCATCATAAGGCAAATGCCCTGCCCTGTCCAAAACCTGTAGCGGGCGGCGGCGCAACCACTTTAGCGCAGATCTCTGCCGACATTTTCCCCCAGCGGTCGTCGCGCGAGCACCGAGACGCCGCCAGCACGTGCGCACCGATCGCGCAGCCCACCCTACGCCGAGACCGCGGATACCGGGAGCGCGCCCACCTATTGAACATTACATAACCGTATGACATATTGCCGCCTTTTGCGCATAATTGCCATGTCCGTTTGAAATCGGGAGTAGGCCATGGCGGTAAAGATGGACGAGGCGGCCAAGCGACGGGTTCGTGCAGGTCGCCTGCTGTTAAAAGGCAAGACACCGCCCGAGGTCGCCAGAAGCGTTGGCGCACCACGACAGACCGTGTATCGCTGGCTTGGGGTTTTGCAGGAACATGGCATCGAGGGCCTGCGCGAGATGAGCAAGGGAGGCCGTCCCGCATTGATGTCGACCGAACAGCTGGACGAACTGCGCGAGCGGCTATTGGCCGGGCCCATTGCCAGTGGATATGGCACCGACCTCTGGACACGCACACGGGTACGCCTGCTGATCGAGCAGCGGTTCGGCATCACATACAGCGACGTCCATGTGTGGCGGATCCTGGGCGCCATGGGCTTCTCCGGCCAGAAGCCCGAGGGGCGTGCGATCGAGCGCAACAAAGAGGCCGGAGCGCAGTAGAAGACGCGTACGTGGCCTGCGCTCAAAAAAACCTGCCGCGCACGCCTGGTAATCGTTCTTATCGACGAGTCAGGCCTCTCCGAACGACCCACGCGGGTACGCACCTGGGTGCCGCGCGGTCAAACGCCGGTCATCTGGGATGGGCTTCGGGCGCAACGTTCCCGGGTGGTGCGCGACCACGTCGATACCCCCGACGGGCACCTCGCCATGGACTTCCTGCCGCCCTCTGCGCCGGAGCCGAATCCAGTTGAATACCGGTGGGCCCGACGCAAGAAAAGTGGCCGCAGAACCCAAGGACCAAGACGCGAGGTTTCTGTGACGGAACACGACGATCCGGTCCGGCTGCAACCCCCGGAGCTCAAATAAGCGCCATTTAACTTCGGCACGTTCCGCAAACGCGCGCGTCGCGGGCCACGTTACCGATGCTCCGCATCCACCATAAGAAACGCCGCGCCGCGGCCGCAAGATCTCCGCTGGCGCGTCCCTATGCGCCGACGCCAGAACGCGGTACCGTAGGGAATCGACACCGAGCCCCGTGGTAAGACCCGATGCCGGACCCCACATCGTCCACGGTATTCCTCGCGCGCCAGCCGATCTTCGACGCCGACGCGCGGGTTGTTGCCTATGAGCTCCTGTTCCGTGCGGGAAACGTGGACTATGCACAGGTGGGCAACGCCGATGAAGCCACCGCACAGGTGATGGTCAATAGTTTCCTTGAGATCGGACTGGATCTGCTGGTAGGAGAACAGCCCGCGTTCATCAACGTCACCCGGGGATTTTTGTTGGGCGAACACCTGCGGGCGCTACCCCCGGAGCGGGTGGTGCTGGAAATCCTCGAGGACGTGCAGGTGGACCCGGCCCTGATCCGGGCGGTGGAAGAACTGGCCGCCGCCGGCTACCGCGTCGCATTGGACGACTTCGTCTTCCAGGAGAGTCTGCGTCCCCTGGTGGAACTGGCCGAGTTCATCAAGCTCGATGTGCGGGCCCAGGACCGCGACTCGATCGCCCGGCAGGTGGAGCTGCTGCGCCACTATCCGGCGCGCTTGTTGGCGGAGAAGGTGGAAACCCAGGAGGAGTTCGCCCACTTCCGGGGCCTGGGCTTCGACTATTTCCAAGGCTATTTTCTCTCCCGCCCGACCCTGTTCCAGGCCACCACGATTCCTCAGAACCGGCTTGCGGTGGTCCAGCTCATGGCCAAGGTGCAGGACCCGGGCCTGACGGCGACGGACCTGGAACAGGTCATCGCCCGAGACCTGGGCCTGAGCTACAAACTGCTCCGCTACATCAACTCGGCGTTCTTCGCCCTGCCCCGCAAGGTGGACTCCATCCATCATGCCCTCATCTATCTCGGGCACAAGGCGATCCAGCGCTGGGCCATGCTGCTCGCCCTCTCCAACCTTGACGACAAGCCCCGGGCACTGCTGCACA
Protein-coding sequences here:
- a CDS encoding 50S ribosomal protein L28, with the protein product MSRVCQVTGKRPISGNNVSHAHNKTRRRFLPNLHYQRFWVESERRWVRLRVSSNGMRIIDKLGIDNVLSQLRLRGEKV
- a CDS encoding 50S ribosomal protein L33, with the protein product MREKIKLVSSAGTGHYYTTNKNKRNTPDKLERKKYDPVVRKHVLYKEAKIK
- a CDS encoding acyl-CoA desaturase; translation: MLSGLLHLPVWGLVLATLALTHVTIAAVTIFLHRHQAHRALDLHPIVSHFFRFWLWLTTAMVTKQWVATHRKHHARCETDEDPHSPQVAGIRTVLWRGAELYQAQARNSETLSQYGHGTPDDWLERHLYGRAPSAGPVLMLVTDLALFGLAGIAIWGIQMLWIPFWAAGVINGIGHWWGYRNFKTEDASTNITPVALLIGGEELHNNHHAFPSSAKFSSKWWEIDLGWWYIRLLALVRLARVRKVAPRPHLVEGKGRVDMETLRAVAVNRYHVMAEFASRVLVPTLRDELQRADRSCRSLYRRARHGVLRDDAFLDEHARTSLKEVLSRSQQLRVIYEFKRRLQEVWARSTPNQDRLLRSLQEWCHQAEATGILVLQEFAARLARYRLQPA